A genome region from Triticum aestivum cultivar Chinese Spring chromosome 2B, IWGSC CS RefSeq v2.1, whole genome shotgun sequence includes the following:
- the LOC123042339 gene encoding uncharacterized protein, translated as MEKLLAVVCVSSLLLAALADDASSRSSLQYPSLDSLQGRVLGRKGREEPAHHHYRREGEHEQHHEVVPMGVESAEERKKAGWRNEDEDAVATEGLISSADYSGVAMHGHSSLPAHKKHPKP; from the exons ATGGAAAAGCTGCTCGCCGTAGTGTGTGTTTCAAGCCTTCTTCTAGCCGCTCTTGCGGACGATGCCTCCTCCCGATCTTCTCTTCAGTACCCCTCCCTGGACAGTCTACAAGGTCGTGTTCTAGGTCGCAAAGGCCGAGAAGAGCCAGCACACCACCATTACCGGCGTGAAGGCGAGCACGAGCAGCATCATGAG GTTGTACCTATGGGAGTGGAGAGTGCTGAAGAGAGGAAGAAGGCAGGCTGGAGgaacgaggacgaggacgcggttgCGACGGAAGGGTTGATCTCCAGCGCGGACTACAGCGGCGTGGCCATGCACGGCCACAGCTCCCTGCCGGCGCACAAAAAGCACCCCAAACCATAG